In one Pseudomonas purpurea genomic region, the following are encoded:
- the parE gene encoding DNA topoisomerase IV subunit B, translating to MATPSASSYNADAIEVLSGLDPVRKRPGMYTDTSRPNHLAQEVIDNSVDEALAGHAKSVQVILHADHSLEVSDDGRGMPVDIHPEEGVSGVELILTKLHAGGKFSNKNYQFSGGLHGVGISVVNALSTQVRVRVKRDGNEYQMTFADGYKATDLEVVGTVGKRNTGTSVYFAPDPKYFDSPKFSISRLKHVLKAKAVLCPGLLVSFEDKATGEKVEWHYEDGLRSYLVDAVSEFERLPDEPFCGSLAGNKEAVDWALLWLPEGGDSVQESYVNLIPTAQGGTHVNGLRQGLLDAMREFCEFRSLLPRGVKLAPEDVWERIAFVLSMKMQEPQFSGQTKERLSSREAAAFVSGVVKDAFSLWLNAHPELGLQLAELAINNAGRRLKASKKVERKRITQGPALPGKLADCAGQDPMRSELFLVEGDSAGGSAKQARDKEFQAILPLRGKILNTWEVDGSEVLASQEVHNIAVAIGVDPGAADMSQLRYGKICILADADSDGLHIATLLCALFVQHFRPLVDAGHVYVAMPPLYRIDLGKEIYYALDEAERDGILDRLVAEKKRGKPQVTRFKGLGEMNPPQLRETTMDPNTRRLVQLTLEDYEATAEMMDMLLAKKRAGDRKSWLESKGNLAEVLA from the coding sequence ATGGCCACTCCCAGCGCTAGCTCTTATAACGCAGACGCCATCGAAGTCCTCTCGGGCCTCGACCCGGTGCGTAAACGCCCCGGCATGTACACCGACACCAGTCGGCCGAACCACCTTGCCCAGGAAGTCATCGACAACAGCGTCGACGAAGCCTTGGCCGGGCACGCCAAATCGGTGCAGGTCATCCTGCACGCGGACCACTCCCTGGAAGTCAGCGATGACGGCCGTGGCATGCCGGTGGATATTCACCCGGAAGAGGGCGTCTCGGGCGTCGAGCTGATCCTCACCAAGCTCCATGCGGGCGGCAAGTTCTCCAACAAGAACTACCAGTTCTCCGGCGGTTTGCACGGGGTGGGTATTTCGGTGGTCAACGCCTTGTCGACCCAGGTGCGGGTGCGCGTCAAACGCGACGGCAACGAGTACCAGATGACCTTCGCCGATGGCTACAAGGCCACCGACCTGGAAGTCGTCGGCACTGTTGGCAAGCGCAACACCGGGACCAGCGTGTACTTCGCGCCGGACCCGAAGTACTTCGACTCCCCCAAATTCTCCATCAGCCGCCTCAAACATGTGCTCAAGGCCAAGGCTGTATTGTGCCCCGGCCTGCTGGTCAGTTTTGAAGACAAGGCCACTGGCGAAAAAGTCGAATGGCATTACGAAGACGGCCTGCGCTCCTACCTGGTGGACGCGGTCAGCGAATTCGAACGCCTGCCGGACGAGCCGTTCTGCGGCAGCCTGGCCGGTAACAAGGAAGCGGTCGACTGGGCGCTGCTGTGGTTGCCTGAAGGCGGCGACAGTGTGCAGGAAAGCTACGTCAACCTGATCCCGACGGCCCAGGGCGGTACTCACGTCAACGGTCTGCGTCAGGGTTTGCTCGATGCGATGCGCGAATTCTGCGAGTTCCGCAGCCTGCTGCCGCGTGGCGTGAAGCTGGCGCCAGAAGACGTCTGGGAACGCATTGCTTTTGTCCTGTCGATGAAAATGCAGGAGCCACAATTCTCCGGCCAGACCAAAGAGCGTCTATCGTCCCGCGAGGCGGCGGCGTTTGTTTCCGGTGTGGTCAAGGACGCCTTCAGCCTGTGGCTTAACGCTCACCCTGAACTGGGCCTGCAACTGGCGGAACTGGCGATCAACAACGCCGGCCGCCGTTTGAAGGCCAGCAAAAAGGTCGAGCGCAAACGCATCACCCAAGGTCCGGCGCTGCCGGGCAAACTTGCCGACTGCGCCGGGCAGGACCCGATGCGTTCCGAGCTGTTTCTGGTGGAAGGTGATTCCGCCGGTGGTTCGGCCAAGCAGGCGCGGGACAAAGAGTTCCAGGCGATCCTGCCGTTGCGCGGCAAGATCCTCAACACCTGGGAAGTCGACGGCAGTGAAGTACTCGCCAGCCAGGAAGTGCACAACATTGCCGTGGCCATCGGCGTCGATCCGGGCGCTGCGGACATGAGCCAACTGCGTTACGGCAAGATCTGCATCCTCGCCGACGCCGACTCCGACGGCCTGCACATTGCAACCTTGCTCTGCGCGTTGTTCGTCCAGCATTTCCGCCCGCTGGTGGACGCCGGTCACGTTTACGTCGCGATGCCGCCGCTGTACCGCATCGACCTGGGCAAAGAGATTTACTACGCCCTGGACGAGGCCGAGCGCGATGGCATTCTCGATCGTCTGGTGGCCGAGAAGAAACGCGGCAAGCCGCAGGTCACCCGATTCAAGGGTCTGGGTGAAATGAACCCGCCGCAACTGCGTGAAACCACCATGGACCCGAACACACGGCGCCTGGTGCAACTGACGCTGGAAGATTACGAAGCGACGGCGGAAATGATGGACATGCTGCTGGCGAAAAAGCGCGCCGGTGACCGTAAGTCATGGCTGGAGTCCAAAGGCAACCTGGCCGAGGTTCTGGCCTGA
- a CDS encoding AhpA/YtjB family protein: MNRPTPVKTDNFFLLIFRALRHRRVPIALRIASHNVILVALALVIYACVMGLQFKQAMHEQADALGQSLTTQTATSATELLVSNDILSLNVLLNNLTKNPLVAHAAIYSVDNRILAESGQRPKHSLLGEAEGLYQSKITFQDVTAGHLRISLDMDQFQQPMTISLQSMGILSAILLALSLALSLRLGRHISTPLLQLRVWLRDIDEHTPATQRQDEIGDLARQLHSSFAPERVEPEPEPEPEYDDAEDLDPVFEVRNLRDPSFDETAPVAGLKPAPRHLVSAEEDELDEEDPFADLRDHTATAPAIKPQPKPVVPALPQHSAVLAVQLGAQEQLRRLPRARLTELLERYRDCLDQAASLYQSELHTLNDGSTLMLFHSEDSGDDYLTNAICCGELLRALGHQLQIEVADSGITLQLQLGLTLGEELFGLSQIDLLLTETAQDALALSQHSRNLLLVERKISDDTLIRQRARIRPIASPEGACCVERLMEPYPSMLERQLARMHETRAKS; the protein is encoded by the coding sequence GTGAACCGGCCTACGCCAGTCAAAACCGACAACTTCTTCCTGCTGATCTTCCGTGCGCTGCGCCACCGCCGTGTACCGATTGCATTACGCATTGCCAGCCATAACGTGATCCTGGTCGCCCTGGCCCTGGTGATCTACGCCTGCGTGATGGGTTTGCAGTTCAAACAGGCCATGCACGAACAGGCCGATGCGCTGGGTCAGAGCCTGACCACCCAGACCGCCACGTCCGCCACCGAGTTGCTGGTGTCCAACGACATCCTCAGCCTCAACGTGTTGCTGAACAACCTGACCAAGAATCCGCTGGTGGCCCACGCCGCTATTTATAGCGTGGACAACCGCATCCTCGCCGAATCCGGCCAACGCCCCAAACACAGTTTGCTGGGTGAAGCCGAGGGGTTGTACCAGAGCAAGATCACCTTCCAGGACGTGACCGCCGGCCACCTGCGCATCAGCCTGGACATGGACCAGTTCCAGCAGCCGATGACCATCAGCCTGCAAAGCATGGGCATTCTCAGCGCCATCCTGCTGGCATTGTCCCTGGCCCTGAGCCTGCGCCTGGGTCGGCACATCTCGACACCATTGCTGCAATTGCGGGTATGGCTGCGCGATATCGACGAACACACCCCGGCGACTCAACGCCAGGATGAAATCGGCGACCTGGCCCGCCAGCTCCACTCAAGCTTCGCCCCGGAGCGGGTAGAACCGGAGCCCGAGCCGGAGCCCGAATACGACGACGCCGAAGACCTCGATCCTGTGTTCGAAGTCCGCAACCTGCGCGACCCGAGCTTCGACGAAACTGCCCCGGTCGCCGGCCTCAAGCCTGCGCCACGGCATCTGGTGAGCGCCGAAGAAGACGAACTGGATGAAGAAGACCCGTTCGCCGACCTGCGCGACCACACGGCCACCGCACCAGCCATCAAGCCGCAACCCAAACCGGTGGTTCCGGCGTTACCTCAGCACAGCGCGGTACTGGCCGTGCAACTGGGCGCCCAGGAACAACTGCGTCGCCTGCCCCGCGCACGGCTGACCGAGTTGCTTGAACGTTATCGCGACTGTCTCGACCAGGCCGCCTCGCTGTATCAAAGCGAGCTGCACACCCTGAACGATGGCAGCACACTGATGCTGTTCCACAGCGAAGACAGCGGCGACGACTACCTGACCAACGCCATTTGCTGCGGTGAACTGCTGCGCGCGCTGGGCCATCAGTTGCAGATTGAAGTCGCCGACAGCGGCATCACCCTGCAACTGCAATTGGGCCTGACGCTGGGCGAGGAACTGTTCGGCCTGAGCCAGATCGACCTGTTGCTCACCGAAACCGCCCAGGATGCCCTGGCCCTCTCCCAGCACAGCCGCAACCTGCTGCTGGTGGAGCGCAAGATCAGCGACGACACACTGATCCGCCAGCGTGCGCGTATCCGCCCGATTGCCAGCCCGGAAGGCGCGTGCTGCGTAGAGCGCTTGATGGAGCCTTATCCATCGATGCTCGAGCGACAACTGGCGCGCATGCACGAGACCCGAGCCAAAAGCTGA
- a CDS encoding esterase-like activity of phytase family protein, with the protein MRKGFALALLLLASSVAAEPAPELTLVSEHPVEGMRGGNLSGLALCGKALWTVSDRDDDRIYRLDTSENTWLAETVRIDVPPPPDSGLPWGLNSRTWAASLVRGGELDFEGITCDKAGNRYIVSESYAAVLQVPPLGPASWLKISPIMVREARASGLLLHFNALFEGLAVNAAGDSIWLAAERERRGLMLIKRKQTVWDCDGGCVLLSEAGLEMQPTQFPDPKPVPRDFADLSLFNGKLFTLERNAFQVCRRDTETAKVERCWSYAREALQPHRRYPQRYGLAEALVVDADGAWIGIDNNNGARADGEKRPIVWRFAAPEGGWSAKP; encoded by the coding sequence ATGCGCAAAGGCTTTGCCCTGGCGTTGCTGCTGTTGGCGTCGAGCGTGGCCGCAGAGCCTGCCCCCGAGCTGACTCTGGTGTCCGAGCACCCCGTGGAAGGCATGCGCGGCGGCAACCTTTCGGGGTTGGCGCTGTGCGGCAAGGCACTGTGGACAGTGTCCGACCGCGACGATGACCGAATCTATCGTCTAGACACCAGCGAAAACACCTGGCTGGCTGAAACCGTGCGTATCGACGTACCGCCACCGCCCGACAGCGGCTTGCCCTGGGGCTTGAACTCGAGGACCTGGGCGGCATCGCTCGTGCGCGGCGGGGAGCTGGATTTCGAAGGCATCACCTGCGACAAGGCCGGCAATCGCTACATCGTCAGCGAGTCCTATGCGGCGGTGCTGCAAGTGCCGCCATTGGGGCCTGCGTCGTGGCTCAAGATCTCGCCGATCATGGTCCGTGAAGCGCGGGCCAGTGGTTTGTTGCTGCACTTCAACGCATTGTTCGAGGGCCTGGCCGTCAACGCCGCGGGCGACAGCATCTGGTTGGCCGCCGAGCGCGAGCGCCGCGGGCTGATGCTGATCAAACGCAAGCAGACGGTCTGGGATTGCGATGGCGGTTGTGTACTGCTGAGTGAGGCCGGCCTGGAAATGCAGCCAACACAGTTTCCCGATCCCAAGCCGGTCCCCAGGGACTTTGCCGACCTGTCGCTGTTCAACGGCAAGCTCTTCACCCTTGAACGCAATGCGTTTCAGGTCTGTCGCCGGGACACTGAAACCGCCAAGGTCGAGCGCTGCTGGTCGTATGCCCGTGAAGCGTTGCAGCCCCATCGACGTTATCCACAGCGTTACGGCCTGGCCGAAGCGCTGGTGGTGGACGCGGACGGTGCCTGGATCGGTATCGACAACAACAACGGCGCCCGTGCCGATGGCGAGAAGCGCCCGATTGTCTGGCGCTTCGCGGCGCCGGAAGGTGGCTGGAGCGCCAAGCCATGA
- a CDS encoding NUDIX domain-containing protein, whose amino-acid sequence MTDFANATPTAVDIVRRENCFKGFYRLDRVHLRHELFAGGMSREISRELFVRHDAVCVLPYDPQRDEVVLIEQFRAGALGKIDNPWLIELVAGLIDKDEQPEEVAHREAQEEAGLVFSALWPMLNYFPSPGGSTEYVHLYLGRCDSAGVGGLHGLVEEAEDIRVSVWDFEDALQAVRDGRISNAASIIALQWLALNRDEVRGLWS is encoded by the coding sequence ATGACTGATTTTGCCAACGCCACCCCAACCGCCGTAGACATCGTGCGCCGCGAAAACTGCTTCAAGGGTTTCTACAGACTTGATCGCGTTCACCTGCGTCACGAGCTGTTCGCCGGTGGCATGAGTCGCGAGATCAGTCGTGAACTGTTCGTTCGTCATGATGCCGTGTGTGTATTGCCTTACGATCCGCAGCGCGACGAAGTGGTGCTGATCGAGCAGTTTCGTGCAGGCGCACTGGGCAAGATCGACAATCCATGGCTGATCGAACTGGTAGCCGGTCTGATCGACAAGGATGAACAACCGGAAGAAGTTGCTCATCGCGAAGCGCAGGAGGAAGCTGGGCTTGTGTTCTCTGCGCTGTGGCCGATGCTCAACTATTTCCCATCGCCTGGCGGCAGTACCGAGTACGTGCATTTGTATCTGGGGCGTTGCGACAGTGCCGGGGTTGGCGGCCTGCATGGTCTGGTGGAGGAAGCGGAAGACATTCGTGTCTCGGTCTGGGACTTTGAAGACGCCCTGCAAGCGGTGCGTGATGGACGGATTTCCAACGCGGCAAGCATCATTGCCTTGCAATGGCTGGCCTTGAACCGCGATGAAGTGAGGGGGTTATGGTCGTAA
- a CDS encoding PqiC family protein: MTVLRLPLILLLAGVLGLAGCSVHQPVSLYQLDSGSPAQPAQSAGMSVLLGPVLVADYLQRETLLQRQPDGSLQASTDGRWAGSLSSDINQLLLRQVAGHLDSQRVVLAPATLGFTPDVQVLLSITRLDSGESQPAILDAQWRLIDRRGQVRDNRIIHLQEQHAGGTAAQVQAQGVLLQRLADQLSVALKPLANQPPIAEAPRKPAPKPVAAPPEAEKQQKMPMASPIRTDMEVFRF; encoded by the coding sequence ATGACTGTTCTGCGCCTTCCTCTAATTTTGTTGCTCGCCGGCGTTCTTGGCCTGGCGGGTTGCAGCGTTCACCAGCCGGTGTCGCTGTATCAGCTGGACAGCGGAAGTCCGGCCCAGCCTGCGCAAAGCGCGGGCATGTCGGTATTGTTGGGGCCGGTGCTGGTTGCCGATTACCTGCAACGTGAAACCCTGCTGCAACGTCAGCCCGATGGCAGCCTGCAAGCGTCCACCGATGGTCGTTGGGCGGGCAGCCTGTCGTCTGACATCAATCAGTTGTTGTTGCGTCAGGTGGCTGGCCATCTGGACAGCCAGCGCGTCGTATTGGCCCCGGCGACCCTGGGTTTCACTCCCGACGTTCAGGTGCTGCTGTCGATCACTCGCCTGGATTCGGGCGAATCGCAACCGGCGATTCTTGATGCTCAATGGCGCCTGATCGACCGTCGCGGCCAGGTTCGTGACAACCGCATCATCCACCTGCAAGAGCAGCATGCCGGTGGCACCGCCGCTCAGGTTCAGGCTCAGGGAGTGTTGTTGCAGCGCCTGGCCGATCAGTTGTCGGTAGCACTCAAGCCCTTGGCCAACCAGCCGCCGATTGCCGAAGCTCCGCGCAAACCGGCACCCAAGCCTGTGGCCGCGCCACCGGAAGCGGAAAAGCAGCAGAAGATGCCGATGGCCTCGCCGATCCGTACGGATATGGAAGTGTTCAGGTTCTAG
- the serB gene encoding phosphoserine phosphatase SerB produces MREIVLINITGVDRPGLTAAITGVLAQGGVTILDIGQAVIHDTLSFGILVEIPGTEAGQSVLKDILFKAYELDQQVRFTPVSEEDYQQWVGAQGKKRHIVTLLTRKVTAEQLQRVSSITAKYGLNIDHIDRLSGRMPLDTPADQGKGCIEFSVRGEAADPQALRAEFLSVAQELNVDIAFQEDSLFRRNRRLAVFDMDSTLIEAEVIDELAKAAGVGEQVSAITERAMAGELDFRASFKERLALLQGLDVSVLDSIGASLRLTEGAETLFAELKRLGYKTAILSGGFTYFAKQLQAKLGIDYVFANELEVVDGKVTGVVVEPIVDAQRKADLLRELAHKEGLRLEQTIAVGDGANDLPMLAIAGLGVAFRAKPLVKQSAKQAISTLGLDGVLYLLGLRDRDGQL; encoded by the coding sequence TTGCGCGAAATCGTCCTGATAAACATCACGGGAGTCGACCGTCCGGGTCTGACTGCGGCCATTACCGGTGTTCTGGCCCAGGGTGGCGTGACCATTCTCGACATTGGTCAGGCTGTGATCCACGACACGTTGTCATTTGGCATCCTCGTTGAGATTCCAGGCACCGAGGCCGGTCAGTCGGTGCTCAAGGACATACTGTTCAAGGCTTACGAGCTGGATCAGCAGGTGCGCTTCACGCCGGTGTCCGAAGAGGATTACCAGCAATGGGTCGGTGCCCAGGGTAAAAAGCGTCACATCGTGACCCTGCTGACCCGCAAAGTGACCGCCGAACAATTGCAGCGTGTCAGTTCGATCACCGCCAAGTATGGCCTGAACATCGATCACATCGACCGTCTGTCGGGACGCATGCCGCTGGACACGCCAGCAGACCAGGGCAAGGGCTGTATCGAGTTTTCCGTGCGTGGTGAAGCGGCTGATCCGCAGGCATTGCGCGCCGAGTTCCTCAGCGTCGCGCAGGAATTGAATGTCGACATCGCGTTCCAGGAAGACTCGCTGTTCCGTCGCAATCGGCGCCTGGCGGTGTTCGACATGGACTCGACGCTGATTGAGGCCGAAGTGATCGACGAGTTGGCAAAAGCTGCCGGTGTGGGTGAGCAAGTCTCGGCGATCACCGAGCGGGCGATGGCCGGCGAGCTCGATTTTCGGGCCAGTTTCAAGGAGCGCCTGGCGTTGCTGCAAGGGCTGGACGTGAGCGTGCTGGATTCGATTGGCGCCTCGCTGCGCCTGACCGAAGGCGCAGAAACCCTGTTCGCCGAACTCAAGCGCCTGGGCTACAAAACCGCGATCCTGTCTGGCGGCTTCACCTATTTCGCCAAGCAGTTGCAGGCCAAACTCGGCATCGACTATGTGTTTGCCAACGAGTTGGAAGTGGTTGATGGGAAAGTCACGGGCGTGGTAGTCGAACCGATTGTCGATGCTCAGCGCAAGGCGGATTTGCTGCGCGAACTGGCGCACAAGGAAGGTTTGCGACTGGAGCAGACGATTGCTGTCGGCGACGGTGCCAACGACTTGCCGATGCTGGCGATTGCAGGTTTAGGCGTAGCATTCCGTGCCAAGCCGCTGGTCAAGCAATCGGCCAAGCAGGCGATTTCGACCTTGGGGCTGGACGGTGTGTTGTATCTGCTGGGCTTGCGGGACCGCGACGGTCAGTTGTAA
- a CDS encoding DUF1249 domain-containing protein, translating into MVVNKQRDRYRVDLVGLQSACEANYARLMRLLPDMRNQPAARRIAMTQGDQMLGVLTLEVIQACPYTTTLRVRQEHSLPWLPVPQLEVQVYHDARMAEVISAEHARRFRGIYPYPNALMHQPDEKSQLNVFLGEWLSHCLACGHEFEAVR; encoded by the coding sequence ATGGTCGTAAACAAACAGCGCGATCGTTATCGGGTCGACCTCGTGGGGCTGCAAAGCGCCTGCGAGGCCAATTACGCCCGCCTGATGCGCCTGTTGCCGGACATGCGCAACCAGCCGGCCGCGCGGCGCATTGCGATGACCCAGGGCGACCAGATGCTCGGGGTGCTGACCCTGGAAGTGATACAGGCCTGCCCTTACACCACCACGTTGCGCGTGCGTCAGGAACACAGCCTGCCGTGGCTGCCGGTGCCGCAACTTGAAGTTCAGGTCTACCACGATGCGCGCATGGCCGAGGTCATCAGTGCCGAGCATGCGCGACGCTTTCGCGGCATCTATCCTTACCCCAACGCCTTGATGCATCAGCCAGACGAAAAGTCCCAGCTCAATGTTTTTCTCGGCGAGTGGCTCAGCCACTGCCTGGCCTGCGGGCACGAGTTCGAAGCGGTTCGATAG
- the parC gene encoding DNA topoisomerase IV subunit A: protein MSDSLDLSLDGVERRSLADFTENAYLNYSMYVIMDRALPHIGDGLKPVQRRIIYAMSELGLDADSKHKKSARTVGDVLGKFHPHGDSACYEAMVLMAQPFSYRYTLVDGQGNWGAPDDPKSFAAMRYTEARLSRYSEVLLSELGQGTADWGPNFDGTLDEPLVLPARLPNILLNGTTGIAVGMATDVPPHNLREVATACVRLLDEPKATVEQLCEHIQGPDYPTEAEIITPRADLLKIYETGRGSVRMRAVYHIEDGDIIVTSLPHQVSGAKVLEQIAAMMQAKPSKAPQVADLRDESDHENPCRIVIIPVNNRVDHDALMQHLFASTELESSYRVNINIIGLDGKPQLKNLRALLVEWLEFRVQTVRRRLQFRLDKVERRLHLLDGLLIAYLNLDEVIHIIRTEEHPKAKLIERFALSEIQADYILDTRLRQLARLEEMKLRAEQDELLKEQAKLQALLSSEAKLKKLVRTELIKDAETYGDDRRSPIVERAEAKALTEHDLLPNEKVTVVLSEKGWVRSAKGHEIDATGLSYKAGDGFKTSAAGRSNQFAVFIDSTGRSYSVPAHTLPSARGQGEPLTGRLTPPPGATFECVLMPEDDARYVIASDAGYGFVVKGEDLQAKNKAGKALLSLPNNAKVILPRPVADREQNWLASVTTEGRLLIFKISDLPQLGKGKGNKIIGISGERVASREEYVTDIAVLPEGATLVLQAGKRTLSLKADDLEHYKGERGRRGNKLPRGFQRVDALLVETLN from the coding sequence ATGAGCGACTCCCTGGATCTCAGCCTGGACGGCGTAGAACGCCGTTCACTGGCCGACTTCACCGAAAATGCCTACCTCAACTACTCCATGTACGTGATCATGGACCGTGCCCTGCCGCACATCGGCGACGGCCTGAAACCGGTACAACGGCGAATCATCTACGCCATGAGTGAGTTGGGGCTGGACGCTGACTCCAAGCACAAGAAATCCGCACGGACCGTCGGTGACGTGCTCGGTAAATTCCACCCTCACGGCGACTCGGCGTGCTACGAAGCCATGGTGCTGATGGCCCAGCCGTTCAGCTACCGCTACACGCTGGTGGACGGCCAGGGTAACTGGGGTGCGCCGGATGATCCGAAATCCTTCGCCGCCATGCGTTACACCGAGGCGCGCCTGTCGCGTTACTCCGAAGTGCTGCTCAGCGAACTGGGCCAGGGTACGGCAGACTGGGGCCCGAACTTCGACGGCACCCTCGACGAACCGCTGGTATTGCCGGCCCGTTTGCCGAACATCCTGCTCAACGGCACCACCGGCATCGCCGTGGGCATGGCCACCGACGTTCCGCCGCACAACCTGCGGGAAGTCGCCACGGCCTGCGTGCGTTTACTCGATGAACCAAAGGCCACGGTCGAACAGCTCTGTGAACACATCCAGGGCCCGGACTACCCGACCGAAGCGGAAATCATCACGCCGCGCGCTGACCTGCTGAAAATCTACGAAACCGGTCGCGGTTCGGTGCGCATGCGCGCCGTGTACCACATCGAAGACGGCGACATCATCGTCACGTCTCTGCCTCATCAGGTGTCCGGCGCCAAGGTGCTGGAGCAGATCGCCGCGATGATGCAGGCCAAGCCGTCGAAGGCGCCGCAAGTGGCCGACCTGCGTGACGAATCCGACCACGAAAACCCGTGCCGGATCGTGATCATTCCGGTCAACAACCGGGTCGACCACGACGCGCTGATGCAGCACCTGTTCGCCAGCACCGAGCTGGAGTCGAGCTACCGGGTCAACATCAACATCATCGGCCTGGATGGCAAGCCGCAGCTGAAAAACCTGCGGGCGCTGCTGGTGGAATGGCTGGAGTTCCGGGTTCAGACCGTGCGTCGTCGCCTGCAATTCCGTCTGGACAAGGTCGAGCGTCGCTTGCACCTGTTGGACGGCTTGTTGATCGCCTACCTCAACCTGGATGAAGTGATCCACATCATCCGCACCGAGGAACACCCGAAAGCCAAGTTGATCGAGCGATTCGCCCTGAGCGAAATCCAGGCCGACTATATTCTCGACACTCGCCTGCGTCAGCTGGCGCGCCTGGAAGAAATGAAGCTGCGCGCCGAGCAGGATGAACTGCTCAAAGAACAAGCCAAACTGCAAGCCTTGCTGAGCAGCGAAGCCAAGCTCAAGAAACTGGTGCGTACCGAACTGATCAAGGACGCCGAAACCTATGGCGACGACCGCCGCTCGCCTATTGTCGAGCGCGCCGAAGCCAAGGCCCTGACCGAACACGACCTGCTGCCGAACGAGAAAGTGACAGTGGTGCTGTCGGAAAAAGGCTGGGTTCGCTCTGCCAAGGGCCACGAAATCGATGCAACCGGGCTTTCCTACAAGGCAGGGGACGGTTTCAAAACCTCGGCGGCCGGTCGCTCCAACCAGTTCGCGGTGTTTATCGACTCCACCGGTCGCAGTTATTCGGTGCCGGCCCACACGCTGCCGTCGGCCCGTGGCCAGGGCGAGCCACTGACCGGCCGTCTGACACCGCCGCCGGGTGCGACTTTCGAATGCGTACTGATGCCTGAGGACGATGCGCGGTATGTCATCGCCTCCGACGCCGGTTACGGCTTTGTGGTCAAGGGCGAAGACTTGCAAGCCAAGAACAAGGCCGGCAAGGCGCTGTTGAGCCTGCCGAACAATGCCAAGGTGATCCTGCCGCGTCCGGTCGCCGACCGTGAGCAGAACTGGCTGGCCTCGGTGACCACCGAAGGGCGCCTGCTGATCTTCAAGATCAGCGACCTGCCGCAATTGGGCAAAGGCAAGGGCAACAAGATCATCGGGATTTCCGGCGAACGTGTGGCCAGCCGTGAGGAATACGTCACTGATATCGCCGTGCTGCCGGAAGGCGCCACGCTGGTTCTGCAAGCCGGTAAACGGACCCTGTCACTCAAGGCCGACGACCTGGAGCACTATAAAGGTGAGCGCGGGCGTCGTGGCAACAAGCTGCCGCGGGGTTTTCAGCGGGTTGACGCGTTGTTGGTAGAAACTCTCAATTAA
- a CDS encoding YqiA/YcfP family alpha/beta fold hydrolase yields the protein MSGSILYIHGFNSAPASKKACQLIAVMDSLGLGEQLRVPALHHHPREAIGQLEQAIAELGRPLLVGSSLGGYYATHLAERHGLKALLVNPAVSPHRMFDGYLGTQKNLYTDEAWELTHDHVTALAELEVPAPQDPQRFQVWLQTGDETLDYRHAQQYYRACALRIQAGGDHSFQGFAGQLPALLSFAGIGADSIDFTAL from the coding sequence ATGTCCGGTTCGATCCTTTATATCCACGGTTTCAACAGCGCCCCCGCGTCGAAAAAGGCCTGCCAACTGATCGCCGTCATGGATTCCCTGGGCCTGGGCGAGCAATTACGGGTGCCCGCGTTGCATCACCACCCGCGTGAGGCCATCGGTCAGCTGGAGCAGGCGATTGCCGAGCTGGGACGGCCATTGCTGGTCGGAAGCTCGCTCGGCGGCTACTATGCCACTCACCTTGCCGAGCGCCATGGCCTCAAGGCCTTGCTGGTCAACCCCGCCGTCAGTCCCCACCGGATGTTCGACGGTTACCTGGGCACACAAAAGAATCTCTACACCGACGAAGCCTGGGAATTGACCCACGACCACGTGACGGCCCTGGCCGAGCTGGAAGTGCCGGCACCCCAGGACCCGCAGCGGTTCCAGGTGTGGTTGCAGACCGGCGACGAAACGCTGGACTATCGCCACGCCCAGCAGTATTACCGAGCCTGTGCCTTGCGCATCCAGGCCGGCGGCGACCATAGCTTTCAGGGGTTCGCCGGGCAATTGCCGGCCTTGTTGAGTTTTGCCGGTATTGGCGCGGATTCGATCGACTTCACGGCACTGTGA